The Aedes albopictus strain Foshan chromosome 2, AalbF5, whole genome shotgun sequence region ttaaaaaaaatgaattgattcacattactgaccatcagtaaagttagtgaacatttgattcaaatagcaaacaatatattgtttattttagatttcaataaaagagcaaaacaaacgtcaaaaaCAATAACCCTTAAATCTACAGAAGCATTTTTGGAAAACGTAATGTAAATATCCGGGACAAACATGGAAAACAAcaaatattcactcatatttcgTCACAGACATCGATTTTATCTACACGTTATGGTTTCTTGGGTATTATACGAGTATGCTATGTTTTCAAAATTAATACATAGTGGCGAATTTTACGTCTTttagagtgagcgaaatttggaccttttttgaacgaaatttggaacccgtgcacgaaatttggcactttcaaacaaatcaaaactaatgctgtaactatcttgtataatgtgaagttgcctaatttatatttttcttgagagctacagtgccagcactaaacattattgaagaaattaatctgatatactttatggtaaattttcagtcgtttatcaaacttcgagaattcttaagtgctcgaaatatgggcacctcacggtaaCAATGCTATAACTCGGCTGAATTTTCATCATTTCCGGCAGTAATCCAATATATTACTTTACTGAAACTATTAGCACAGACcacaaaatattggaaaaaaagaCGTAAACGAATAAACAGATTTATGTTTGCGTGAATCATGTATATTAGGCTCTTTAGGATTTTTCCCATAAGATCATAATTATAATTTAGCAAATTTTATCGATGAAATATacaattgaaaaatttataaagaTCACAATGATAGACAACATTACaaaataaaaacataaataaTCTTCTGAACATCAATCACACATCTCTAAATGTACCAGCTCTACACAAAAAAGAAACTTATTGCCGAGCCACTGCCACAGGAGCACAATTTACTTGAATGTGGATCAACAGCTTCGGTCGGTGCTAGACTGCAGGCTTACCGTCGATTCACCACTTTCAGCAGCGGCAACTGGAGCTTCAACGATCGATACAGCGCCACTGCAATCGCCACTAGCTACTACTATTTCCACCGTCTGTGCTACTTCACCACAACCTTTCTCGTTGGCCGATGAACAACTTACCACAGGGAAACTTACATTGCTAATATCCGAAGAGCTAGTCGGAAAGCTGCTGCAACCACTAGTGCTGGCACTGCTTTCTGACGGTTGGGTCTCGTCCATCGACGACGATACACTTAGGTTCGCTGATTGGTTGGGATTGATTTTGGGACTCGATGCAGCTACCGGTTGTTTCCGCTTCACGCCAGATCGACGAGTCCTCAAAGCTGGAGTAACCGTTTCTCCGTTCAGTACGAGCTTGCAGGCACTGTTGCATCCGGCTACTGAACTGGCAATATTCGCAGGAATGGCTGATCTGGTATTGATGGTTAGGCATTTCAACTCCGGCAGAGCTATTACGCCTCGCAACAAGCGGAAgtttgtctgaaaaaaaaaatacggtatGACAGATGTGGTGAACCAAACCTCAAATAACCACAcggttgaagctgtacgtattggcAGGGCTGCACACCATTCGAAAGGTTGATCAAACCTCGTGTGGCCAACGACAAACTCGTTCAAAGGCCCGGAAACCAACTAGTTAACGAAGAGATTGTGAACGCTTGTACATGCTCGCGTTTTTTGACTTACATATTCTCTAAACCAACTCCCCATAAATGCCCAACAAGGGTATACAACTCGAGTCTTCAATTGCAACTTACCCTGGCAATCATGTGTGCATCGATAGTGAGTTTCCTCAGTCCAACCAACTGTTGCATGTGGTTTACCATTTCGGGCGTGACACGACCGATATCAACCGACAGTTCCTCCAACAGCGGTACCGTTTCGTGGATAGACTGTAGCTCATCGCCGTGCATTCGGAACGAAAGCGTCTTCAGATTCGGAAATCGTTTCAGAACATCGCTGAATCGGTTCGGTCTGATGAATGAGCACACTGAAAATTTTTCCACCGTCGGCATCGGCACGATACGTCGCTCCTCTTGGAAAAGGAGCAAGCAGTGCAGTGAGAGATCCTGCAAGTGAAATTGCATGCTAATTGGTTATGTATCTCGAGAAACACATCTAACTTACCTTTAAAACTTTCATACGTTCCATTCCGTTCAAAGAGAACCGTTCGGTGGCTAAACCCCCagaaagctgtaacttttcgacccACGGAAGATTGGTGAATATGGTGGTTAACAGATGCTGGTCGTATTCACAGCGAAACGAGAGTAAAGCAGTCTTCAGCATACCGCAACCAAGTAAGAATTCTCCAAAAGATTTCGCTTGGAATGTTCTCCTTTTACGCCACTGTTGTTCCGGCTGCAATAGCGTCAGATCTAGGTGCTTCAAAACTGGCAATCGCACGCCCAGAAAATTGTTGATTGCATCGCAATAGACCGTCGCTTTCAGGCTCTGCAGGCGAGGGGCCATCCACACGAGCAGTCCAAGATCTAACGGACGATATACGACCATTTTTAGCTTCTGTACGTTCGGAAACATTCGCAGGAATGCCATCTCAAAGCTGAACAGATTGAACGTCGAGACGTAGTTCTCGATATCAAAACTCAAACATTGAACCGCCTTGAGGTACGGCCCAGGTTCGTAAAGGGTTTCGTCGCACTCGAAGTATTTGGCCTTGATTTGCAGTTCTGTCAGTTTTGTGCACATCGGCAACAATTGCACCAACGTCTGACATTCCAGCGAAACCAGTTCCAGCTTTAGGGATACCAAATTTGCAGCCAGCTGTTTAACAGTATCCAAAAGATAGGCCGGGCTGTCCAGCTTGAACGACTTGAGGCATAGATGTTTGTAGTTCCTTTCCGGTATCATACCAATCCCTCGTCTGGGATACTTCCGCTGATCCAAGTCGAAGCTCAGCACGAACCGATGCGACATGTGTTTGAAAACAAGACTGTTCCAATGTTTGCAAACGAGCGACAAATCGCGCAGTTGAGGCGTGTCCACTTTTTCGAAAATCTCGAGCCATACCTGATTGGATGGAAATTGAAAGAAAGCTTCATTAATTCTTCTAGTGCTGTGATGATTAGCGATAGGTGGGAAGACGTTTGGAGACATTTGAACTTTATTGAAGACAGTGTTAGTTTTGTGAAGATTTGTATAAACGAAACTTGAACTAAACCAGACGAGTAGATTCTAGTTTAGTTGAGGCATTGTTACGTTCGTAATTTGTGAACCTTTTATCAGTTAATTTTATGAACTACACTGTGGTTTGTATatctgtaattgtaattgtaattgctcagtccacacccaggccgacaactgtcagcccatctgcttgtaggcagatgtggacctactaagccacCCCggtaacatgtcctacaccgaattagcacaccgggatcctccacaggcaggcgctggcgttaccagtcccaacaagtgtcagatacattaaatagatggggtagaggatgtaagaagatgtgggaataggatgggaagaggcagaaatgaagagatagtagagaggtttcgattttgttgctgaaaaaacaaaaaaaaaaaaagaaagaatgataaagaacattagcgatatgttcatagattttgatttggtcgataatttctcatctattttgtttccatatcgttgcatcggtgaccattttcatcgcctttctagtttttgttagggccatctcgcgttttttcgtcatgtgctctttgccggttggcgatgctcgggatgtaagtagaaaagcatgcatttaatatgattagtacgacagtaattgtgattgctcagtaaaTCCAGcgcatttgtccgcagtacatatcaggcatcccgttttaacaagtcctacacagaattagaaacccggatcttccacagacagtcctaactagtgtcagataagttcaattgaggataggaagcggcaaaataagaagacagtagagaaggtttggttcattggtagctgtgttcatgtgatgtttgtctgacattgaaaaactatttttaactctccaccccaaatttactaccggaaaaatatctgatgagatgtatagtttggcaattctatgtccacattgaaatgcttttgttaatacatcttttatcaagaagggataatgttgtttactgttataaaataattcagttaaaggacagctaatgtattgtaatccagaataaacctacagaaaatgcctcaatgaaaagttaactctagttcaactaactaactacacaaactaaaaagtgttataacATGTtgccaatgatttcatcctaatcttgaccctaacatagttatgcgcttagtataagtggacgccgcttatgattttggttggacaatgaccaaaaatagggttgtttcgacaatagtcacatactatgccctacgacattgacgattctattgtctatggctcacctatttagcgccacccagcagggacttggtctggtacccaattcagtatatccgctccacgtaatgtaccgcacctcttttgatttgtgatatattacgcggaacattactctcttcattcggatagcggctatgtaacccattggattaaaaacctccatcaaacatgaagcgattaatcggagactgaagactctataccaaatttgggtcagagacaggtaatcagtgaggtcagttttttctcgtttgtcagagacgattgatacgtattaagacaaactttccactgcatctgccagcaataatcggtgatcgatcaacatttcgagtaccccaatttacacaaaaatgccaaggatcaccgctcatggttcacaatacagttggaaaaactagaacaacacctggccacaatgatgcataaagcactaaagcggaccggaagtgttggtgagccagccctACCAACTACACTGTGTTTTGTATATCTGTCCCTGAAATCAATTAGCAtttacagtcatgacccgctggttgggggctaaatagttgggtggctttttagttggggctccgttagttgagctgtcagccaactaaaaagtacctggatgtcataatttaatgtcaaactgaaaatgacaaccaatctgtaattccgaggggcgagctaatgagtttttggtttcttaaactttacttttaatcgagaagaatttttattccatatttcataaaaaaataacaatatgtacaattacttggaaacaaatgcaaaacatcggcaatctttattttgtcgatcattgaaagcgttttgtgcttgcattttggtccgggtggtttcataaacatctatattttcacttcaccgactaaaaatgggtgaaaataattatttctcgcattggccatatatgtgtcttgcaaaacgtatcagttttgctctaaatgtaacacaaattgaaaaattttgctctttacttccaacctaaacatgatttaaaaaaacaatgcgcacgccccttgtgctgctgtcacttcacccaactagcgaatcgatttcgttggttgggtggaggttgtgactcaacgagcgggttccgactgtacctATAGTCAGGCAATTTCGggcgggtctgtgtcatttggcataaagtcatttggcataaggccgtttggcataaggtcatttggcataaagtcatttggcataacggtcatttggcataatggacacttggcataataaagtagggtgcatttcggttatgccaaatgtccattatgccaaatgaccgttatgccaagtgaccttatgccaaacgaccttatgccaaatgactttatgccaaatgtcccgctcccgttTCGGGCAACGGTCCAGTGCAAACACGCAAGGCATAAGCTTTcccctagcacggacatcaaaatgtagaCGATCTTATAAAATTTCTGCCCGAATCAGGATGTCTCCTGAGGATGACTGGTTTGGTGGTTTGAggcgttgcaacgagcgggtttgcaacgaaaGAACGGCCGCTGTTTtaggtctgatgtggatacatacgattgcaatcatcatttcctgccccttccccacattgatctgcaacctgacgtggcagacgccattgtcgcctaaaaatagaagatcaccaacgctcacacacgttcgctcgatatgaatctctgaacaagtgtcacagatcgatagaaccgaaagcaaagccgaacaacatttaacagatcacaaccacgatttttttgcctgtctagggctagtagtcatcatcaaactactagtacctagccgttcaacacgagaacgttaggcaaaggggtcgtcgttgtgattgtgttgttcaattatggccctctgttaattttcaacttctattcaatttctctcgtcgcacacttgcgattctatccaccgtttctttcattactttcgttactccctccttctttgagtagtattaagttcaccgagaaaagccaataaaattcaattatgaatgttccattttgtttttcggaaatgcaattttctcattttttgagctgttccattttagttcagttttgtgtgaatcttgctgattttagagtaattttttcttagcgtgcatCAAAGTTCCCAAATGTGGGGCTCGATACACACTCAGCCaactaaacttaaaattttcaTAAGACCTAACTTATGAAATAGCCTTTAAATTATTTATAATgattagaatgaatttcataaggtcgctctatGACGCAAAATCCCAGAGCTTGGCTTTTatatatgtttagcaacatggtacagcatccgctcgataaatGGCTGttgtttaactggactgctttttaactgggcgctcgacaACTGGGCCAAAgttcagttaaaaagcagttgtctgtcaaaaataaacgaaatctgacctcacattttgcaaattgataaacaaaacaaattataacaatagcctccggctccggaaGCTTAGTTCAGTTATCGAGCGACGCTCGCTAACTGAACTGTCGTCAaaacccagttatcgagcggaagctgtattctcaagcgtcggtagccgagGGGGTTATAGACGAGCTTAGTGATCCCAACgtccatggatcgaatccagtctgcatcattttaagattttttttcataacaatATCTTATGAAATTGTCATAACCagtacgatcaattttcataaggtattcttatgacaCCCATAATTTTTACTTATAGCAAAAAAACATAAGGgcccattcaaatattacgtaacgcaatgggGGGGAAAGAgtgggtctagcgctgtgttacacttcatacaaaatttcaaaatcttccatacaaaagttatAACGTGaaagtatagacactatagattccatagactcgcggagacatggttgagcaatacgattttagtgtgttttaccgtgaatttaaAGTGTACCGAGCAAATATGACGTCACGTAATCCAttatcgctattgaaatcgtgacgtcatgctcgtttggctacacgaactgacagttcgtttggctacagttgtctacgcctccgcgagtctatggaatctatagtgtctatagtctaAAGATGTCCTATTTtgcattacgtaatatttgaatgaaccctaaggtattttgataaatttcgttagtttttttcgctgaatgCAGAGGATGAAATGAGCAATAGTAAGGTTCTAATTTACTTCGGTTATATTAACGCTTAGCGTGAAGCGCGaggcatttgtagtgttccgccacttttttttttgttacagcatttctaaataaatattATCGATGTATTGACAAGGCTGGCGGTCTTTTGCGCTAAATACTgttaacaaaaattaaaaaaaaataaattattgcaAAGGATTAATACATCacgacacatagaaccttacaaatgcacaaattaggaacatcacaaattgacgcagcacaacacataacataaatgtgccctgttatccagatggataacatctttcgATCAcatgatgacgaggtttcatgtattggtttCTTGAGGAGTTACTTTAGGATGTTCCATTTCCAATCCCtacaaacttctgaaaaaaaaaaaattatatacttaaaatactgaactcagtgaaaaattactgagctggaacatctgaatcttagtgtgtggcatttaaaaaaattggaaatattgattttgtatcttgttacagcactgtaTAGCTGCTGATGGGAAAAGTGCTGAATTTTtttataaagaacacaaacaagttcaaccactacaaaagcctattgatataagtaatacaattgctttcaaaagtttatttgtaagttcttgtgtaggggtaggcgggcattatggacacctggggcagaatggacactagggtggcccacacttatatgaaaaacaaaaatttcgaaaaataccaagtcttacctcccaaatcagttattttggactcccagaagctacgttcaaaatttgagcaaaatcagttgagcctaagggggcgctcaaaacgcttgaagtttgtatgggaaaacttggccaaatgtatgcagaaattttaagttttcgaattttgccgctaggtggcgctgaaagcgttcaataatcaaaccctttggtattattgtaggtgactatatgccagagaactttgtcgaagaccgcgaagtgatccgacggctgtgaaaaaagttataccctaggcaaagtgaggcaaagtattgagatttcattattgatatttttcctttacatgtattggaaaaataacaataaagtttatcctcacttttcctagggtataacttttttcacagacgttggatcacattgcggtcttcgacaaagttgtttggcatatagttacctacaataataccaaagggtttgattattgaacgcttacagcgtcacctagcggcaaaattcgaaaacttaaaatttctgcatacatttggccaagttttcccatacaaacttcaagcgttttgagcgcccccttaggctcaaccgattctgttcaaattttgaacgtagcttctgggagtccaaaacaactgattgaggaggtaagacttggcatttttttgaattttttgtttttcatataagtgtgggccaccttaatggacaccctcaatattttgaaatatgcgaacttttttgaacttttaatgaatggagaatatagtccatttgtctaaaacgtagtttcaggaaataaacattcaaaattaaaattatacttgattttactcGAAAAaattgcgtcctccgttttttgtgcacggaaattataatttttacaccatctaaaataagatttagtgattaatttattacaggtcgattaaaacctgatatttctagaacacatgcaagtagttttgctgtatctacatgcttaaggtgaaacatcaagaaatccttttgcaacttttcatacaaactttagaggcacaaatctaacgaacaaagcatcgagccaagccgcacttgtttttcctggctttgctcacttccaaaaagaggcagcttttactaATCGAGAGCatatgtttacaaattttcaagattggtgctcttgaaaacgtgagtaggggtccaagtcggccattgtggcagccatgtttgtattctctgaagtttct contains the following coding sequences:
- the LOC109418947 gene encoding uncharacterized protein LOC109418947, which produces MECDNARKPFYQLPNEVWLEIFEKVDTPQLRDLSLVCKHWNSLVFKHMSHRFVLSFDLDQRKYPRRGIGMIPERNYKHLCLKSFKLDSPAYLLDTVKQLAANLVSLKLELVSLECQTLVQLLPMCTKLTELQIKAKYFECDETLYEPGPYLKAVQCLSFDIENYVSTFNLFSFEMAFLRMFPNVQKLKMVVYRPLDLGLLVWMAPRLQSLKATVYCDAINNFLGVRLPVLKHLDLTLLQPEQQWRKRRTFQAKSFGEFLLGCGMLKTALLSFRCEYDQHLLTTIFTNLPWVEKLQLSGGLATERFSLNGMERMKVLKDLSLHCLLLFQEERRIVPMPTVEKFSVCSFIRPNRFSDVLKRFPNLKTLSFRMHGDELQSIHETVPLLEELSVDIGRVTPEMVNHMQQLVGLRKLTIDAHMIARTNFRLLRGVIALPELKCLTINTRSAIPANIASSVAGCNSACKLVLNGETVTPALRTRRSGVKRKQPVAASSPKINPNQSANLSVSSSMDETQPSESSASTSGCSSFPTSSSDISNVSFPVVSCSSANEKGCGEVAQTVEIVVASGDCSGAVSIVEAPVAAAESGESTVSLQSSTDRSC